A stretch of DNA from Roseovarius sp. M141:
AGGTACGGACTCCTTTAGGGGTTGATTTTCTGCGCCTGCGAAGTAATAAAGTTCCAATATGCGGCGCCTCGGCGCCTTATTGTTACCCACAGGACCACCCGGAGGGCCTCATGTTGGACAACATGCCACGCGGCACGATCTGCATCGAAGACATCGAGATGGGCATGACGCGCCACCTGCGCAAAGTCATTACCGACCGCGATATCGAGCTGTTCGCCGAGGTTTCGACCGACCGTAATCCGGTGCATATGGACGATGAATATGCCCGCGACACCATATTCGAGGGACGCATCGCGCATGGCATGCTGACCGCCGGCCTCATCTCGGCCGTGATTGGCGAACAGCTGCCGGGCCATGGCACCGTTTACATGGGCCAGTCGCTGAAGTTCCTCGCCCCGGTCCGCCCCGGCGACATGGTCCATGCCGAGGTCGAGGTGATTTCCATCGATCACGCCAAGCGGCGCGTCGGGCTGGACTGCCGCTGCATGGTCAACGGCAAGAAGGTCCTGATCGGCGAGGCGATGGTCATGGCCCCCTCCCGCAAGTTCGACTAGCGCAAAACCCGCCCCACAGTCGCGTGACGTGCGCATCCATGCTTGCGTAGCAGGATGCGCCACGCTACGCCTTCGCCATGCGTATTTTCCACGATTACAAGGCCGTCCCGGCCTCTGCCAAGGGCGCCAGCGCCGCTATCGGTAATTTCGACGGCGTGCATCTGGGCCACCGTACCGTTATTGATCTGGCACGCGATGCCGGCGCCGTGTCAGGCGCGCCGCTGGGCATCGTCACCTTCACGCCCCACCCGCGCGAACACTTTGCCCCGGACGCCCCGCCCTTTCGCCTGATGAGCCCCGGCGCCCGCGCCAACCGTCTGGCCAAGCTGGGGGTGGAAACCCTGTTCGAGCTGCCCTTTGACGCGGCCATGGCCGCGCTGTCCCCCCGCGAATTTGCGCAAAGCGTGATCGCCGACGGGCTGAGCCTGCGCCATCTGGTAGTGGGCAAGGATTTCTGCTTTGGCAAGGGGCGCGCCGGCAATGCCGAAATGCTGTCCGGATACGGCGCCGAGATGGGCTTTGACGTGACCATCGCGGATCTTCTGGTGGCTGAGGGCAGTCAGGTCAGTTCGACCGCGATCCGGCGCGCGCTGGGCGAGGGGCGCGTTCAGGACGCGGCCGTGATGCTGGGCCACTGGCACCGGATCGAAGGAACGGTCATGGGCGGGTTCAAGCGCGGCCGCGAGCTGGGCTATCCGACGGCCAACATGTCGATTGCGGGGCTGCATCCGCCGCGCTTTGGCGTGTATGCCGTTCTGGTCGACGTTCTGAACGGTCCACATCTGGGACAATATACCGGCGCGGCCTCGCTGGGTGTGCGCCCGATGTTCGAGGGCGAGGTACCCAATCTGGAAACGTTCCTGTTTGATTTCTCCGGCGATCTTTACGGCGCCGATCTGTCGGTCGCGCTGGTTGAATACCTGCGCCCCGAGGCAAAGTTCGACAGCCTTGAGGCGTTCATCGCCCAGATGGATGCCGACTGCGCCAAGGCCCGCAGCATACTGGACGCGCTATGAGTCCCCCGCTGCGCCCCCGATTTTGGGAGGATACGCCCATCACCCGCATGACGCGCCCCGAATGGGAGGCGCTGTGCGACGGCTGCGGCAAATGCTGCATGAACAAGCTGGAGGACGAGGATACCGGCGAGGTCGTGATGACCCGCGTCGCCTGTCGCCTGTTCGACGATACCACCTGCCGCTGTGCGCAATACCCGATTCGCCACCAGTTCGTGCCCGAATGCATCGTGCTGAAGCCCACGAATATGGACACAAACCTGTATTGGATGCCCGAAACCTGCGCTTACAAGCTGCTGTGGCAGGGCAAGAAGCTATACGATTGGCATCCGCTGATTTCCGGCGATCCACAAAGCGTTCATGACGCGGGCGTCTCGATGCAAAGCCGGACCGTCCCCGAATTTGAAATCGACGAGGACGACTGGGAAGACCATGTCATAGAGGAACCGACCTGATGTATTTTGCCTCCGACAACAGCGGCCCGATGCATCCTGCCGTGGCGCGGGCGATGATGGCCGCCGATAGTGGCTATCAGCCCAGCTATGGCACCGATCCCATCATGGACGGCGTGCGCGCGCAGATCCGCGAGCTGTTCGAGGCACCCGAAGCCGCAGTTTATCTGGTCGCCACCGGCACCGCAGCCAACGCGCTGGCGCTGGGGACGCTCACCCAGCCGTGGCAGGCGGTGTTCTGCACGCCGCTGGCCCATATCAACGTCGATGAATGTCACGCCCCCGAATTTTACACCGGCGGCGCCAAGCTGAGCCTTGTAGGCAGTGGTGACAAGATGGACGCGGCCGGGCTGCGCGCCCGGATCGAAGGCTGGACCAAGGGCGATGTGCATACCTCGCAGCGCGGGCCGGTGCAGATCACGCAGGTCACCGAAATGGGGCGTCTTTATACGCTGGAGGAAATGCGCGCCCTGACCGGGGTGGCGCGTGAGTACGGGTTGCCCACGTTTCTGGACGGGGCGCGGTTCGCCAATGCGCTGGTCGCCTTGGACTGCACTCCCGCCGACATGACATGGAAGGCGGGGATCGACGCGCTCAGCCTTGGTGGCACGAAAAACGGCTGCGCCGGGGTCGAGGCGGTGATTTTCTTTGATCCCGCCCATGCGTGGGAATTCGAGCTGCGCCGCAAGCGCGGCGCGCATCTGTTTTCCAAGCATCGTTACCTGTCAGCGCAGATGCAGGGCTATCTGGACGGCGGCACATGGCTGGACGCCGCCCGCGCCGCCAACGCGAACGCCGCCCGGCTCGCCGCCGGCCTGCGCGATGTGGCCGGGCTGGAGTTTGTCGAAGAGCCCGAGGCGAACATGATCTTCGCAACCCTGCCCCGCCACCAGCATCAGCGGTTGCACGCGGCGGGTGCAGTCTATGGACTCTGGGGCGATCTGGAGGGCGATGCAGACGAACGCCTGATGATGCGGCTGGTCTGCGACTGGTCGATCACACACGAGATGATCGACGATTTTCTGGCGCTGGCAAAGGGCTGAAACGCAGCCGGGGAGAGCCACTCCCGGTTCAGACCTCTGCCAGAAATCGCAGCACTTCGGCGCTCAGCTGACCCGGATGCGTCGCGACCGACATATGCCCTGCTCCATCGATCACACCGCGCCGGGCGCGTGGAAACCGGGCGGCCAGCGCCGCATTGATCGCGGGGATAATCTGCGGTGCCTCACTGCCTTCCAGCAGCAGCACAGGGATGTCGACCGCCTCCAGCACGCCCGGCTCCAACAGCCCTGCCACGTCGTCGTATAACGCGGGCCCCACCGCCGCGATCAGCGGCATCTGCTGCGCGATGCGCGCTTGCGCCTCGGCGCTGAAGCTGTCCCACGGACGCCCGCCGCCCCACTGGCCAATGAAATTGCGCGCCGCCTTGGCCAAATCGCCCGCCGCCATCGCCGCCACGAATGCCCGCTGCTCGGCCAGATGTTCTTCGCAGGCATCCGGCTGCGTGCGCAGCCCTGCGGCGAAAAAAACCGGCTCGATCATCACCAGTGAGCGGACAAGGTCGGGCCGCTCCACCGCCAGCCGCAACGCGACCACCCCGCCAAAGCTGTGTCCGATCACGTTGACCGGGCCGCAATCTTGGGCCAAATCGGCAGCGAAATCGGCGGCCATTCCGGCGCAAACCGTACTCATTTCGCCGCGTGCATCCCAATCGGCGCTGCGCCCATGACCCGGCATATCAAAGGCCGTCATGCTCAGCGCACCCGACAGCGATGGCGCCATACCGCGCCAGACGCCCGAATCGGCAAGACTGCAATGGATCAGCAGCGCGGGGCGCGGTCCCTGTCCAAAAACCGTCCACCAGGTTGGAAAGCCGCCCCTTTCAGTGCGCGGCATGTCAGGCGAGGCCCGC
This window harbors:
- a CDS encoding low specificity L-threonine aldolase; this translates as MYFASDNSGPMHPAVARAMMAADSGYQPSYGTDPIMDGVRAQIRELFEAPEAAVYLVATGTAANALALGTLTQPWQAVFCTPLAHINVDECHAPEFYTGGAKLSLVGSGDKMDAAGLRARIEGWTKGDVHTSQRGPVQITQVTEMGRLYTLEEMRALTGVAREYGLPTFLDGARFANALVALDCTPADMTWKAGIDALSLGGTKNGCAGVEAVIFFDPAHAWEFELRRKRGAHLFSKHRYLSAQMQGYLDGGTWLDAARAANANAARLAAGLRDVAGLEFVEEPEANMIFATLPRHQHQRLHAAGAVYGLWGDLEGDADERLMMRLVCDWSITHEMIDDFLALAKG
- a CDS encoding alpha/beta fold hydrolase, producing the protein MPRTERGGFPTWWTVFGQGPRPALLIHCSLADSGVWRGMAPSLSGALSMTAFDMPGHGRSADWDARGEMSTVCAGMAADFAADLAQDCGPVNVIGHSFGGVVALRLAVERPDLVRSLVMIEPVFFAAGLRTQPDACEEHLAEQRAFVAAMAAGDLAKAARNFIGQWGGGRPWDSFSAEAQARIAQQMPLIAAVGPALYDDVAGLLEPGVLEAVDIPVLLLEGSEAPQIIPAINAALAARFPRARRGVIDGAGHMSVATHPGQLSAEVLRFLAEV
- a CDS encoding MaoC family dehydratase; protein product: MLDNMPRGTICIEDIEMGMTRHLRKVITDRDIELFAEVSTDRNPVHMDDEYARDTIFEGRIAHGMLTAGLISAVIGEQLPGHGTVYMGQSLKFLAPVRPGDMVHAEVEVISIDHAKRRVGLDCRCMVNGKKVLIGEAMVMAPSRKFD
- a CDS encoding bifunctional riboflavin kinase/FAD synthetase, coding for MRIFHDYKAVPASAKGASAAIGNFDGVHLGHRTVIDLARDAGAVSGAPLGIVTFTPHPREHFAPDAPPFRLMSPGARANRLAKLGVETLFELPFDAAMAALSPREFAQSVIADGLSLRHLVVGKDFCFGKGRAGNAEMLSGYGAEMGFDVTIADLLVAEGSQVSSTAIRRALGEGRVQDAAVMLGHWHRIEGTVMGGFKRGRELGYPTANMSIAGLHPPRFGVYAVLVDVLNGPHLGQYTGAASLGVRPMFEGEVPNLETFLFDFSGDLYGADLSVALVEYLRPEAKFDSLEAFIAQMDADCAKARSILDAL
- a CDS encoding YcgN family cysteine cluster protein is translated as MSPPLRPRFWEDTPITRMTRPEWEALCDGCGKCCMNKLEDEDTGEVVMTRVACRLFDDTTCRCAQYPIRHQFVPECIVLKPTNMDTNLYWMPETCAYKLLWQGKKLYDWHPLISGDPQSVHDAGVSMQSRTVPEFEIDEDDWEDHVIEEPT